In one window of Brassica rapa cultivar Chiifu-401-42 chromosome A07, CAAS_Brap_v3.01, whole genome shotgun sequence DNA:
- the LOC103831013 gene encoding photosystem II core complex proteins psbY, chloroplastic translates to MAATMATSATCMSLNPSPPKSPNQTKPISSSKPFITLPTPLKPTVSLAVTSTALAGAVFSTLSYSEPAFAAHQIAELAAAAAGGSDNRGLALLLPIVPAIGWVLFNILQPALNQINKMRESKGVVAGLGVGGGLAASGLLTMPPEASASVFNQMAAVAEAAAKGEDNRGQLLLFVVAPALLWVLYNILQPALNQLNKMRSE, encoded by the coding sequence ATGGCGGCGACAATGGCAACATCAGCCACATGCATGTCCTTAAACCCATCTCCTCCTAAGtccccaaaccaaaccaaacccatCTCCTCATCAAAACCCTTCATCACCCTCCCAACACCACTAAAACCCACCGTCTCTCTCGCCGTCACAAGCACCGCCCTCGCCGGCGCCGTATTCTCCACCCTCAGCTACTCCGAACCCGCCTTCGCTGCCCACCAGATCGCCGAGCTCGCGGCAGCGGCCGCGGGAGGTAGCGACAACCGAGGACTAGCTCTTCTCCTCCCGATCGTCCCGGCGATCGGATGGGTGCTCTTCAACATTCTCCAGCCAGCTCTCAACCAGATCAACAAGATGCGCGAGAGCAAAGGAGTCGTCGCGGGTCTTGGCGTCGGCGGTGGTCTCGCTGCGTCAGGGCTTTTGACTATGCCTCCGGAGGCCTCCGCCAGTGTATTTAACCAGATGGCGGCGGTGGCGGAAGCGGCTGCCAAAGGTGAAGACAACAGGGGACAGTTGTTGTTGTTCGTGGTTGCACCGGCTCTACTTTGGGTTCTTTACAATATATTGCAGCCTGCTTTGAACCAACTCAATAAAATGAGGTCTgagtaa